A region of Micromonospora chokoriensis DNA encodes the following proteins:
- a CDS encoding SDR family oxidoreductase produces MTLTDQRVVVLGGTSGIGLATATRAAHEGAQVVVASRNQRSVDRALASLPGGTQGYVADLTNPADVSRLFQGLGPFDHLVFTAGEPLALMSVDALDLATARTAFDLRYFGCLAAVNAALPHLRPGGSITLTTGTANHRPTAGWSVASSITGAIDALVRSLAVELAPIRVNAVSAGVIRSPLWDSLPEETREQMYAQLSASLPLGRVGEPEEVAEAFTYLLRSTYATGTIVTVDGGTLLA; encoded by the coding sequence ATGACCCTCACCGACCAGCGCGTCGTCGTCCTCGGCGGAACCTCGGGAATCGGGCTCGCCACCGCCACCCGGGCCGCCCACGAGGGCGCCCAGGTCGTGGTCGCCTCCCGCAACCAGCGCAGCGTGGACCGCGCCCTCGCCAGCCTGCCGGGCGGCACCCAGGGGTACGTCGCGGACCTCACCAACCCCGCCGACGTGTCCCGCCTGTTCCAGGGGCTCGGCCCGTTCGACCACCTCGTCTTCACCGCCGGCGAACCGCTCGCGCTGATGTCCGTCGACGCCCTCGACCTCGCCACCGCCCGTACCGCCTTCGACCTGCGCTACTTCGGTTGCCTGGCGGCGGTCAACGCGGCACTGCCCCACCTGCGACCCGGCGGGTCGATCACCCTCACCACCGGCACCGCCAACCACCGGCCCACCGCGGGCTGGTCGGTGGCGTCCAGCATCACCGGGGCGATCGACGCGCTGGTCCGCTCGCTCGCCGTCGAACTCGCCCCGATCCGGGTCAACGCCGTCTCCGCCGGCGTCATCCGCTCACCGCTGTGGGACTCGCTGCCCGAGGAAACCCGAGAGCAGATGTACGCCCAGCTCAGCGCATCACTACCGCTCGGCCGGGTGGGCGAACCCGAGGAGGTCGCCGAGGCGTTCACGTACCTCCTCCGGTCGACCTACGCCACCGGCACGATCGTGACCGTGGACGGCGGCACGCTCCTCGCCTGA
- a CDS encoding dihydrofolate reductase family protein, producing MRRLTFGMNLSLDGYINASDGDLGWCVPSDELFQWWSDRVEATGTALYGRKVWEAMSSHWPTADQRPGATPAEVEYARRWRDMPKVVFSSTTSAVDWNAHVVTGNAVAEISRLKAEDGGPLDIASATLAAAAMRAGLIDEYAVVTHPVLVGGGTPFFATVDNWVNLTLLETRTFPGGVVLTRYETRR from the coding sequence ATGCGGAGACTGACCTTCGGTATGAATCTGAGTCTGGACGGCTACATCAACGCTTCGGATGGCGACCTGGGCTGGTGTGTGCCGAGCGACGAGCTGTTCCAGTGGTGGTCCGACCGGGTGGAGGCGACGGGCACGGCACTGTACGGGCGCAAAGTGTGGGAGGCGATGAGCTCCCACTGGCCGACCGCCGACCAGCGGCCGGGTGCCACACCGGCGGAGGTCGAGTACGCCCGTCGCTGGCGGGACATGCCGAAGGTGGTGTTCTCCTCGACGACCAGCGCGGTCGACTGGAACGCCCACGTGGTCACCGGCAACGCGGTTGCCGAGATCAGCCGCCTCAAGGCCGAGGACGGCGGCCCTCTGGATATCGCCAGCGCCACCCTCGCCGCGGCGGCCATGCGGGCCGGGCTGATCGACGAGTACGCGGTCGTGACCCATCCGGTCCTGGTGGGTGGGGGCACGCCGTTCTTCGCGACAGTGGACAACTGGGTGAACCTGACCCTGCTGGAGACCCGGACGTTCCCTGGCGGCGTGGTGTTGACCAGGTATGAGACCAGGCGCTGA
- a CDS encoding suppressor of fused domain protein, whose protein sequence is MDSPYGSARFLTVVGITADELDRMKATTTAEILSEHGDRSPMLVTDPTR, encoded by the coding sequence ATCGACTCCCCGTACGGCTCGGCGCGGTTCCTGACCGTCGTCGGGATCACCGCAGACGAACTGGACCGCATGAAGGCCACCACGACGGCCGAGATACTGAGCGAGCATGGCGACCGCTCGCCCATGCTCGTTACCGATCCGACGCGATAG
- a CDS encoding DUF6924 domain-containing protein codes for MISLPQPEDLTSLVLRTDFTNDAAWASVKAALRTWEGADSATFASDPTYAGVSLQELVDADNAASSDDKLTYLFLADATTMADVERPLLALDLSDEPGRTFRVPPRWYADVSTNLTMANMDFSEFADAVDESVTYRGFDGD; via the coding sequence GTGATCTCCCTGCCTCAACCTGAGGACCTCACGTCGCTGGTGCTCCGTACGGACTTCACCAACGATGCTGCCTGGGCCTCCGTGAAGGCGGCCTTACGCACCTGGGAGGGGGCAGACTCCGCCACCTTCGCCAGCGACCCGACGTACGCGGGCGTGAGCCTTCAAGAGCTGGTCGACGCGGACAACGCGGCGAGCAGCGACGACAAGCTCACGTACCTCTTCCTCGCCGACGCGACCACGATGGCCGACGTGGAACGCCCACTTCTCGCACTCGACCTGTCGGACGAGCCCGGCCGCACCTTCCGGGTGCCACCCCGCTGGTACGCGGATGTCTCGACGAACCTCACCATGGCGAACATGGACTTCTCCGAGTTCGCCGACGCCGTCGACGAGTCTGTCACGTACCGGGGCTTCGACGGAGACTGA